A window of the Deinococcus fonticola genome harbors these coding sequences:
- a CDS encoding IS3 family transposase (programmed frameshift), producing the protein MRTRKTYSADFKRQATGLATQPDHSVDEIARDLGIGRSTLSNWIRMARDHGELAFPGKGKARLTPEQEELKRLRKENELLRQERDILKSGGGLVRETQQVKFAFIQEQSPAFPVRALCRVLQVSESGYYSWKTRPPKRKLNDQQMLVEIHEIHQHSKGRYGALRVHAALRIKGIHASKRRVARLMRVAGLRGKGRRKYKKTTQSNHALPVAQNLVNREFKVAEPNTVWGADLTYIPTTEGWLYLSVVLDFHSRMVVGWAMGNRMTTDLPLAALNMAAQRRSPPGGLIHHSDRGSQFASHAYQRRLWSLGMLCSMSSKGDCYDNAVVESFFATLKRELIAGRVFHTRPEAEQEIFAFIEIFYNRQRLHSTLGYLSPQQFENRQLAKEGRVA; encoded by the exons ATGAGAACACGCAAAACCTACAGCGCTGACTTCAAACGCCAGGCCACTGGGCTCGCCACGCAGCCAGATCACAGCGTGGACGAGATCGCCCGCGATCTCGGAATTGGCCGTTCGACCCTGAGTAACTGGATTCGTATGGCGCGAGACCACGGTGAACTGGCCTTTCCAGGCAAAGGAAAAGCTCGCCTGACCCCTGAACAGGAAGAACTGAAACGACTTCGCAAAGAGAACGAGTTGCTACGTCAGGAACGGGATATTTTAAAGTCTG GCGGCGGTTTGGTTCGCGAAACACAGCAAGTGAAGTTCGCTTTCATCCAGGAGCAAAGCCCTGCATTTCCTGTCCGCGCCCTGTGTCGGGTGTTACAGGTATCGGAAAGTGGCTACTACTCGTGGAAAACCAGGCCGCCGAAACGAAAATTGAACGACCAGCAGATGCTGGTCGAGATCCACGAAATCCATCAGCACAGTAAAGGCCGGTATGGTGCGCTCAGAGTACATGCAGCACTGCGAATCAAAGGTATTCATGCCTCAAAGCGTCGAGTCGCACGACTGATGCGTGTGGCGGGGTTGCGCGGGAAAGGACGAAGGAAGTACAAGAAGACCACCCAATCCAATCATGCCTTACCAGTCGCACAAAATCTTGTGAACCGTGAATTCAAGGTGGCTGAGCCGAATACCGTGTGGGGCGCTGATCTGACCTACATTCCCACCACGGAAGGCTGGTTGTACCTGTCGGTGGTGCTGGATTTTCATTCCCGTATGGTCGTTGGCTGGGCCATGGGGAATCGAATGACCACCGATCTGCCGCTGGCCGCACTCAATATGGCAGCACAGCGCCGTTCACCTCCCGGCGGTTTGATCCATCATTCGGATCGCGGTAGTCAATTCGCAAGCCATGCTTATCAGCGTCGTTTATGGTCGTTAGGGATGCTGTGCAGCATGAGTAGCAAGGGTGACTGCTACGACAATGCCGTTGTCGAAAGCTTTTTCGCGACCTTGAAACGTGAATTGATAGCCGGGCGCGTGTTCCACACGCGCCCGGAGGCTGAGCAAGAGATTTTTGCCTTCATAGAAATCTTTTACAACCGCCAACGACTCCA
- a CDS encoding Abi family protein has protein sequence MTHLARKGMIVPDASAAENWLARVGLYRFKGYAHHFKTGGVYTGVRFEDVRLIMLLDDELKVHILRGLQIIEVAVRVQINEHLTHHYHEHWYADERVLPRKRRLAGRNITMLTNAHELSGRVYSEFMKSTEDAPSHYRRAYDAWLLPPGWMVTEIMSFGNWSRIYASLPPADQAAIAATFNIHPDTLKGWLRDLTVLRNMCAHQARVWNRVLSPAELYEPDPIRRPLAASSYRIHRPETSLAPRLYSMHHLLTQLGEWQWTSGARLVNRFRGFGPEHTGFKEGWESQVEWL, from the coding sequence GTGACCCACCTGGCGCGCAAAGGCATGATCGTGCCGGACGCTTCAGCAGCAGAGAACTGGTTGGCGCGGGTAGGGCTGTACCGTTTCAAGGGGTATGCCCATCACTTCAAGACCGGTGGTGTCTATACGGGTGTGCGCTTCGAGGACGTTCGCCTGATCATGCTGCTAGACGATGAACTCAAAGTTCATATCCTGCGGGGTCTACAGATCATTGAAGTGGCTGTGCGCGTCCAAATCAATGAACATCTGACCCATCATTATCACGAACATTGGTATGCCGATGAGCGGGTACTGCCAAGGAAACGGCGTCTGGCAGGACGAAATATAACTATGTTGACCAACGCCCACGAGCTGAGTGGGCGAGTCTACAGCGAGTTTATGAAGAGCACCGAGGATGCCCCCAGTCATTACCGACGGGCCTATGATGCCTGGTTGCTTCCGCCGGGTTGGATGGTGACCGAAATCATGTCCTTCGGGAATTGGTCGCGGATCTACGCTTCACTGCCACCAGCAGATCAGGCGGCCATCGCAGCCACCTTCAACATTCACCCGGATACCTTGAAAGGCTGGCTCCGCGACCTGACGGTACTGCGGAACATGTGTGCACATCAGGCAAGGGTGTGGAACAGGGTGCTTTCCCCTGCTGAGCTTTACGAGCCTGACCCCATACGTCGTCCGCTGGCAGCCTCCAGCTACCGTATACACCGGCCCGAGACCTCGCTGGCCCCACGGCTTTATTCCATGCATCACCTGCTCACCCAGCTTGGTGAATGGCAATGGACGTCGGGGGCGCGACTCGTGAATCGCTTTAGAGGTTTCGGGCCGGAACACACAGGCTTCAAGGAAGGCTGGGAAAGCCAGGTGGAGTGGCTGTGA